The following coding sequences lie in one Arabidopsis thaliana chromosome 3, partial sequence genomic window:
- a CDS encoding stress response NST1-like protein, whose translation MCILCGIQKWSRQVATMLPWFVIPLIGLWALSQLLPPAFRFEITSPRLACVFVLLVTLFWYEVLMPQLSTWRVRRNAQLRERERLEAIELQKLKKNATRRCRNCSNPYRDQNPGGGKFMCSYCGHVSKRPVLDMALSSGLEISGSGILKDLVGRGGKMLNGKGWSENGYLHRQEWSDNSTWTSGSSYWRNNSGDTFEGDENCLVEKSYSGGVVFACRLLTSFFMSILWLWRKIFRFSSSVGDSSLDPEQRRMLARQGENGTSCHESRVEKARRKAEEKRQARLEKEHSEEEERKQREEVARLVEERRRLRDEILEAEKCSKLSVAAKEKDTKEAEKKRQERRKERDRASSKSNSDGEEVDKRTRKETEQKRGLYKSDHLEQERHAPDNLRVPNMERRHGHGLENNVTSNGTKSGGRYFDRMKGTFLSSSKAFTDSRLFGRGVNTSATIARENKPIGSADNSHTYAHSSHTNPPEFVAMKYVPNEEERNTNNPVVSEPKPSREPKKSWHQLFARSTPAPVSSNVNTISRPSTNPQPNVQSSQVPSQVSSIRTFDNPISFGLPSPFTIPVYSSGSTTSSLGFSPPTELVFPQPGEDERFEDPCYVPDPISLLGPVSESLDLRAAGYETGIGQVKYQAMKNTPSCEANKPSPIESPLSRSRAADEKQANDGSWQMWKSPLGQNGLGLVGGSANWVIPSEISRSIEESDMHHAPQHRTESLFSKEDCQLHQGAYSQRKDYLEHDQRSGVFSPITGPTTTDPWSQKMFFPALSGIESPFSTTTQTKSVLNNAAGYRSPTGSGSDNPFEHPSPNHWLKICECTGR comes from the exons ATGTGTATATTGTGCGGTATACAAAAGTGGTCTCGTCAGGTTGCAACGATGCTACCTTGGTTTGTCATACCTTTGATTGGACTATGGGCTCTCTCTCAGCTTCTTCCACCAGCTTTTCGTTTTGAGATTACTTCTCCCAGGCTTGCTTGTGTATTTGTGCTCTTGGTTACTTTGTTCTGGTACGAGGTTTTGATGCCTCAGCTCTCTACTTGGCGGGTACGTAGAAATGCCCAACTtagggagagagaaagattagAAGCTATTGAATTGcaaaagttgaagaaaaatgCCACAAGGCGTTGTCGGAACTGCTCAAATCCTTACAGGGACCAAAATCCTGGTGGTGGCAAATTTATGTGTTCGTATTGTGGACATGTATCTAAACGGCCTGTTTTAGACATGGCCTTGTCTTCCGGATTAGAGATTTCTGGTTCAGGGATTTTGAAGGATCTTGTTGGAAGAGGTGGAAAGATGTTGAATGGGAAGGGATGGAGTGAGAATGGATATTTGCACAGGCAAGAGTGGTCTGACAACAGCACATGGACTAGCGGGTCAAGCTATTGGCGGAATAATAGTGGCGATACGTTTGAAGGAGATGAAAATTGTTTGGTGGAGAAATCATATTCTGGTGGTGTTGTTTTTGCTTGCAGGTTGCTGACTTCTTTTTTCATGAGCATTTTGTGGCTTTGGAGAAAGATATTTAGATTTAGCTCATCAGTTGGTGATTCATCACTTGACCCTGAGCAGAGGCGGATGTTGGCTAGGCAGGGTGAGAACGGGACAAGCTGTCATGAAAGTAGGGTAGAAAAGGCACGTAGAAAAGCAGAGGAGAAAAGACAAGCTAGGCTAGAGAAGGAGCATtcagaggaggaagagagaaaacaaagagaggaAGTAGCAAGACTAGTAGAGGAACGGAGAAGGCTGAGAGATGAGATACTTGAGGCCGAGAAATGCAGCAAATTATCAGTGGCTGCTAAGGAGAAGGACACTAAGGAGGCAGAAAAGAAGCGtcaggagagaagaaaagagagagatagggCCTCAAGTAAGAGCAATTCTGATGGTGAAGAGGTTGACAAGAGAACAAGAAAGGAAACCGAGCAGAAGCGTGGGCTTTATAAGAGTGATCATCTGGAACAGGAGAGGCACGCACCTGATAATTTAAGGGTCCCCAACATGGAAAGGAGACATGGACATggtttagaaaataatgtCACCAGTAACGGTACAAAATCTGGTGGTAGGTACTTTGATCGAATGAAGGGtacatttttgtcttcttcaaagGCTTTTACTGATAGTCGTTTATTTGGGAGAGGTGTTAATACTTCTGCTACAATTGCAAGAGAAAACAAGCCCATTGGTTCTGCAGATAATTCTCATACCTATGCTCATTCTAGTCATACTAATCCTCCTGAATTCGTGGCTATGAAATATGTCCCTAATGAAGAGGAAAGGAACACTAATAATCCA GTTGTTTCTGAGCCAAAACCGAGTAGAGAACCTAAAAAATCATGGCACCAACTGTTTGCTCGTTCAACTCCTGCTCCTGTTTCCTCAAATGTTAATACTATAAGTAGACCTAGCACGAATCCCCAGCCAAATGTTCAGAGCTCACAGGTTCCCAGTCAAGTTTCCTCAATACGAACCTTTGACAATCCCATCAGTTTTGGGCTCCCATCGCCATTCACCATACCGGTGTACTCTAGTGGATCCACTACCAGTAGTTTAGGTTTCTCACCTCCAACAGAACTTGTTTTTCCTCAACCCGGTGAAGATGAGCGTTTTGAAGATCCATGTTATGTTCCGGATCCGATATCTCTACTGGGACCTGTTTCAGAATCACTTGATTTAAGAGCTGCTGGGTATGAAACTGGCATAGGACAGGTAAAATACCAGGCGATGAAGAATACACCTTCTTGTGAAGCCAACAAGCCATCTCCAATTGAGTCTCCCTTGTCTAGATCACGGGCTGCGGATGAAAAACAAGCTAATGATGGAAGCTGGCAAATGTGGAAGAGTCCTCTAGGCCAAAACGGTCTTGGTTTAGTTGGTGGGTCAGCAAACTGGGTTATACCTTCCGAAATAAGTAGATCTATCGAGGAAAGTGATATGCATCACGCGCCTCAGCATAGAACAGaatcattattttcaaaagagGATTGCCAGCTTCATCAAGGTGCTTATTCACAAAGGAAGGACTATCTTGAACATGATCAGAGAAGTGGCGTTTTCAGCCCCATTACTGGTCCAACCACTACTGATCCTTGGTCTCAGAAAATGTTCTTCCCTGCATTATCTGGTATTGAGAGTCCTTTTTCTACTaccacacaaacaaaaagcgTCTTGAACAATGCGGCAGGGTACAGAAGTCCAACGGGATCTGGTTCAGACAATCCATTTGAACATCCTTCTCCTAATCACTGGCTCAA AATTTGTGAATGTACAGGAAGGTGA
- a CDS encoding stress response NST1-like protein (unknown protein; BEST Arabidopsis thaliana protein match is: unknown protein (TAIR:AT3G51650.1); Has 26208 Blast hits to 14155 proteins in 1229 species: Archae - 43; Bacteria - 3230; Metazoa - 9456; Fungi - 2551; Plants - 1160; Viruses - 177; Other Eukaryotes - 9591 (source: NCBI BLink).), producing MCILCGIQKWSRQVATMLPWFVIPLIGLWALSQLLPPAFRFEITSPRLACVFVLLVTLFWYEVLMPQLSTWRVRRNAQLRERERLEAIELQKLKKNATRRCRNCSNPYRDQNPGGGKFMCSYCGHVSKRPVLDMALSSGLEISGSGILKDLVGRGGKMLNGKGWSENGYLHRQEWSDNSTWTSGSSYWRNNSGDTFEGDENCLVEKSYSGGVVFACRLLTSFFMSILWLWRKIFRFSSSVGDSSLDPEQRRMLARQGENGTSCHESRVEKARRKAEEKRQARLEKEHSEEEERKQREEVARLVEERRRLRDEILEAEKCSKLSVAAKEKDTKEAEKKRQERRKERDRASSKSNSDGEEVDKRTRKETEQKRGLYKSDHLEQERHAPDNLRVPNMERRHGHGLENNVTSNGTKSGGRYFDRMKGTFLSSSKAFTDSRLFGRGVNTSATIARENKPIGSADNSHTYAHSSHTNPPEFVAMKYVPNEEERNTNNPVVSEPKPSREPKKSWHQLFARSTPAPVSSNVNTISRPSTNPQPNVQSSQVPSQVSSIRTFDNPISFGLPSPFTIPVYSSGSTTSSLGFSPPTELVFPQPGEDERFEDPCYVPDPISLLGPVSESLDLRAAGYETGIGQVKYQAMKNTPSCEANKPSPIESPLSRSRAADEKQANDGSWQMWKSPLGQNGLGLVGGSANWVIPSEISRSIEESDMHHAPQHRTESLFSKEDCQLHQGAYSQRKDYLEHDQRSGVFSPITGPTTTDPWSQKMFFPALSGIESPFSTTTQTKSVLNNAAGYRSPTGSGSDNPFEHPSPNHWLKKVKSSGNGSGKQVLAAGEVENHQKDVESFW from the exons ATGTGTATATTGTGCGGTATACAAAAGTGGTCTCGTCAGGTTGCAACGATGCTACCTTGGTTTGTCATACCTTTGATTGGACTATGGGCTCTCTCTCAGCTTCTTCCACCAGCTTTTCGTTTTGAGATTACTTCTCCCAGGCTTGCTTGTGTATTTGTGCTCTTGGTTACTTTGTTCTGGTACGAGGTTTTGATGCCTCAGCTCTCTACTTGGCGGGTACGTAGAAATGCCCAACTtagggagagagaaagattagAAGCTATTGAATTGcaaaagttgaagaaaaatgCCACAAGGCGTTGTCGGAACTGCTCAAATCCTTACAGGGACCAAAATCCTGGTGGTGGCAAATTTATGTGTTCGTATTGTGGACATGTATCTAAACGGCCTGTTTTAGACATGGCCTTGTCTTCCGGATTAGAGATTTCTGGTTCAGGGATTTTGAAGGATCTTGTTGGAAGAGGTGGAAAGATGTTGAATGGGAAGGGATGGAGTGAGAATGGATATTTGCACAGGCAAGAGTGGTCTGACAACAGCACATGGACTAGCGGGTCAAGCTATTGGCGGAATAATAGTGGCGATACGTTTGAAGGAGATGAAAATTGTTTGGTGGAGAAATCATATTCTGGTGGTGTTGTTTTTGCTTGCAGGTTGCTGACTTCTTTTTTCATGAGCATTTTGTGGCTTTGGAGAAAGATATTTAGATTTAGCTCATCAGTTGGTGATTCATCACTTGACCCTGAGCAGAGGCGGATGTTGGCTAGGCAGGGTGAGAACGGGACAAGCTGTCATGAAAGTAGGGTAGAAAAGGCACGTAGAAAAGCAGAGGAGAAAAGACAAGCTAGGCTAGAGAAGGAGCATtcagaggaggaagagagaaaacaaagagaggaAGTAGCAAGACTAGTAGAGGAACGGAGAAGGCTGAGAGATGAGATACTTGAGGCCGAGAAATGCAGCAAATTATCAGTGGCTGCTAAGGAGAAGGACACTAAGGAGGCAGAAAAGAAGCGtcaggagagaagaaaagagagagatagggCCTCAAGTAAGAGCAATTCTGATGGTGAAGAGGTTGACAAGAGAACAAGAAAGGAAACCGAGCAGAAGCGTGGGCTTTATAAGAGTGATCATCTGGAACAGGAGAGGCACGCACCTGATAATTTAAGGGTCCCCAACATGGAAAGGAGACATGGACATggtttagaaaataatgtCACCAGTAACGGTACAAAATCTGGTGGTAGGTACTTTGATCGAATGAAGGGtacatttttgtcttcttcaaagGCTTTTACTGATAGTCGTTTATTTGGGAGAGGTGTTAATACTTCTGCTACAATTGCAAGAGAAAACAAGCCCATTGGTTCTGCAGATAATTCTCATACCTATGCTCATTCTAGTCATACTAATCCTCCTGAATTCGTGGCTATGAAATATGTCCCTAATGAAGAGGAAAGGAACACTAATAATCCA GTTGTTTCTGAGCCAAAACCGAGTAGAGAACCTAAAAAATCATGGCACCAACTGTTTGCTCGTTCAACTCCTGCTCCTGTTTCCTCAAATGTTAATACTATAAGTAGACCTAGCACGAATCCCCAGCCAAATGTTCAGAGCTCACAGGTTCCCAGTCAAGTTTCCTCAATACGAACCTTTGACAATCCCATCAGTTTTGGGCTCCCATCGCCATTCACCATACCGGTGTACTCTAGTGGATCCACTACCAGTAGTTTAGGTTTCTCACCTCCAACAGAACTTGTTTTTCCTCAACCCGGTGAAGATGAGCGTTTTGAAGATCCATGTTATGTTCCGGATCCGATATCTCTACTGGGACCTGTTTCAGAATCACTTGATTTAAGAGCTGCTGGGTATGAAACTGGCATAGGACAGGTAAAATACCAGGCGATGAAGAATACACCTTCTTGTGAAGCCAACAAGCCATCTCCAATTGAGTCTCCCTTGTCTAGATCACGGGCTGCGGATGAAAAACAAGCTAATGATGGAAGCTGGCAAATGTGGAAGAGTCCTCTAGGCCAAAACGGTCTTGGTTTAGTTGGTGGGTCAGCAAACTGGGTTATACCTTCCGAAATAAGTAGATCTATCGAGGAAAGTGATATGCATCACGCGCCTCAGCATAGAACAGaatcattattttcaaaagagGATTGCCAGCTTCATCAAGGTGCTTATTCACAAAGGAAGGACTATCTTGAACATGATCAGAGAAGTGGCGTTTTCAGCCCCATTACTGGTCCAACCACTACTGATCCTTGGTCTCAGAAAATGTTCTTCCCTGCATTATCTGGTATTGAGAGTCCTTTTTCTACTaccacacaaacaaaaagcgTCTTGAACAATGCGGCAGGGTACAGAAGTCCAACGGGATCTGGTTCAGACAATCCATTTGAACATCCTTCTCCTAATCACTGGCTCAA GAAGGTGAAGAGCTCAGGGAATGGGAGTGGGAAGCAAGTTTTAGCGGCCGGTGAAGTTGAGAACCACCAAAAAGATGTAGAATCATTCTGGTAG
- a CDS encoding uncharacterized protein (unknown protein; Has 30201 Blast hits to 17322 proteins in 780 species: Archae - 12; Bacteria - 1396; Metazoa - 17338; Fungi - 3422; Plants - 5037; Viruses - 0; Other Eukaryotes - 2996 (source: NCBI BLink).): MKKSVSKRKDPRPKLSESVEVVEAGDGKRKREGIHG, encoded by the coding sequence ATGAAAAAAAGTGTGAGCAAAAGAAAGGATCCAAGGCCAAAGCTGTCGGAGTCAGTAGAAGTGGTGGAAGCCGGAgatggtaaaagaaaaagagaagggATCCATGGATAG
- a CDS encoding uncharacterized protein (unknown protein; LOCATED IN: endomembrane system; Has 30201 Blast hits to 17322 proteins in 780 species: Archae - 12; Bacteria - 1396; Metazoa - 17338; Fungi - 3422; Plants - 5037; Viruses - 0; Other Eukaryotes - 2996 (source: NCBI BLink).): protein MHVIFPLCHVVAFISCPSCWLVVKGGCTETYITSSIDSLLCNSDPS from the coding sequence ATGCATGTGATCTTCCCTCTGTGTCATGTTGTTGCTTTCATTTCATGTCCTTCGTGCTGGTTGGTCGTGAAAGGTGGTTGCACGGAGACTTATATAACATCTTCTATCGACTCATTATTATGCAACTCCGATCCTAGCTAG